Proteins found in one Maridesulfovibrio sp. genomic segment:
- a CDS encoding GGDEF domain-containing protein gives MVKFNFWGEFCDSDLEESFQNKQWPSVRFRLLFLYVITIATCVAGVYSDFYDLGLGSGFHTVLVGRAWACFFGMFAFVFLLVDKVRPGLQYSAMALCMFSFLLMESLELLVKASAIGSLSVPSTVFVVMAYYILLPPRLLPSITAAFAGSIMYLYALSTVVPIQSGTFINSSSYFFIVNSFGLFFLSTFGRSLRREYAAIKDLKRLVEFDELTGVYSRRKVLEAGGDLFKSALRFDHKLAVLLMDIDHFKKVNDDHGHHAGDAVLKETTRRCSELLREVDYFGRLGGEEFVIILPHSSLFDGVKVAERLRRCIRERMFQVDESYLPASISVGVAELDEHENFAALLQDADEQLYRAKNSGRNQVCPAMLRVIKPPLKPVEICVE, from the coding sequence GTGGTTAAATTTAATTTTTGGGGAGAATTCTGCGATTCCGATTTAGAGGAATCTTTTCAGAATAAACAGTGGCCTTCTGTCCGCTTCAGGCTCCTTTTTTTATACGTTATTACTATTGCAACCTGTGTGGCAGGGGTATACAGCGATTTTTACGACCTCGGTTTAGGGTCAGGGTTTCATACTGTTTTAGTAGGAAGAGCGTGGGCATGTTTTTTCGGGATGTTCGCTTTTGTCTTTCTTCTGGTGGATAAAGTCAGACCAGGTTTGCAGTATAGCGCTATGGCCCTGTGCATGTTTTCTTTTTTACTTATGGAATCTCTTGAGCTGTTGGTAAAAGCCAGCGCCATAGGTTCTTTAAGTGTACCGAGCACTGTTTTTGTTGTAATGGCTTACTATATCCTGCTTCCTCCGCGTTTGCTCCCCTCCATTACAGCAGCGTTTGCCGGTTCTATTATGTATCTGTATGCGCTTTCCACAGTAGTTCCAATTCAGTCTGGAACATTCATAAATTCAAGTAGTTATTTTTTTATTGTAAATAGTTTCGGGCTGTTTTTCCTGTCTACATTCGGTAGATCCCTGCGCCGGGAGTATGCTGCTATCAAAGATTTGAAACGGTTAGTGGAATTTGACGAACTTACCGGGGTCTACAGCAGACGCAAGGTTCTTGAGGCCGGAGGAGATCTGTTTAAATCCGCCCTTCGTTTTGATCATAAGCTGGCGGTTCTGCTTATGGACATTGATCATTTCAAGAAAGTAAACGATGACCACGGTCACCATGCCGGAGATGCGGTTCTCAAAGAGACAACCAGACGCTGTTCTGAACTTCTGCGGGAAGTGGATTATTTCGGTCGTCTGGGTGGGGAGGAGTTTGTAATTATCCTGCCTCATTCCAGCTTGTTTGATGGAGTCAAAGTAGCCGAACGGTTACGCCGCTGCATCCGGGAGAGGATGTTTCAAGTTGATGAATCATACCTGCCGGCTTCGATCAGTGTCGGAGTGGCGGAGCTTGATGAGCATGAAAATTTTGCCGCTTTATTGCAGGATGCCGACGAACAGTTATACCGGGCAAAGAATAGTGGAAGAAATCAGGTCTGCCCGGCTATGTTGAGGGTAATCAAACCGCCCCTCAAACCAGTCGAAATTTGTGTTGAATAA
- a CDS encoding methyl-accepting chemotaxis protein, with the protein MSWVSRSLSRVILLPIIISILVGIGGLVIYVQDSSYKIVLENSMESAASQTSIIASSLNLFITDTVAVVKSLSRLDAVDDIFKGKTASARNLFKETMLNNDVIWAVLAFDRNGMILSGLTNQGTDLEGVDISSRDYVKAVLQGQDTYITKSVFRSKTDKSLLFGASAAVKDERGNVLGGVAVFGDWMKFANLFVKPVVVGTEGYGVVTDSSGVVLYHPSEKLILEDLSSYNFMKKALAAGNGKEFYDWHGRNKAMIFKTDPKTGWVVMLTAYESDMASAAVMQRNVLIVVGLLIVLVVFGIVYFSVRKLVVVPVGEGMRVAGKMADGDLTESVASNSPNEIGRLMRSLGSMISSLRDVVVGVKSAAEQVAAGSEEVSASAQHLSAGATEQAASVEQVAASINQMTGNISKNTELAEETRGIAIKTAREAEEGGAAVSRTVNAMQEIAEKTSIIEEIARQTNLLALNAAIEAARAGEHGKGFAVVASEVRKLAERSGGAAGEIRELTGSSLEVAEKAKLVLDKMIQDINRNEEMVAEVAAGNREQYEGGKQISKAITQLDEVVQRNAAFAEELSSTSEELSAQAVKLQDTMDFFTVREYGSRRTDSIGTESEKMPALKRGYEKF; encoded by the coding sequence ATGAGTTGGGTATCTAGAAGTTTGTCGCGAGTGATTCTATTGCCGATAATAATATCTATTTTAGTAGGTATAGGGGGACTGGTCATTTACGTTCAGGATTCTTCCTATAAAATTGTTCTTGAGAACTCGATGGAATCAGCTGCGAGCCAGACCTCAATTATTGCTTCGTCCCTCAATCTTTTTATCACTGATACCGTGGCGGTGGTTAAAAGCCTCTCCAGGCTTGATGCAGTAGATGATATTTTTAAAGGAAAAACTGCGTCAGCCAGAAATCTATTTAAAGAAACCATGCTTAATAATGATGTTATCTGGGCAGTTCTGGCTTTCGACCGTAACGGTATGATCTTATCGGGGTTAACGAATCAGGGTACGGATCTGGAGGGGGTGGATATAAGCTCACGTGATTATGTAAAAGCGGTGCTGCAAGGCCAGGATACATACATTACGAAGTCGGTTTTCAGGTCCAAGACTGACAAAAGTCTGCTTTTCGGAGCAAGTGCCGCAGTTAAGGATGAGCGTGGAAACGTATTAGGCGGAGTAGCGGTTTTCGGTGATTGGATGAAATTCGCCAACCTTTTTGTCAAACCTGTTGTTGTCGGGACTGAAGGGTACGGAGTCGTCACGGATTCTTCCGGGGTGGTTCTTTATCATCCGTCAGAAAAATTGATTCTGGAAGATTTAAGTTCTTATAATTTTATGAAAAAAGCGCTTGCCGCAGGTAATGGAAAAGAATTTTACGATTGGCATGGCCGTAATAAAGCTATGATTTTTAAAACTGATCCCAAGACCGGCTGGGTGGTAATGCTTACCGCTTACGAGAGTGATATGGCCTCGGCTGCCGTGATGCAGCGTAATGTCCTGATAGTTGTAGGTCTTCTGATTGTTTTGGTTGTTTTTGGTATTGTTTATTTTTCTGTTCGTAAGCTGGTTGTCGTTCCTGTGGGTGAAGGGATGCGGGTGGCCGGAAAAATGGCAGACGGAGATCTTACTGAATCGGTTGCAAGTAATTCACCTAATGAGATAGGTCGGCTGATGCGTTCATTAGGAAGTATGATCTCCTCCCTGCGTGATGTTGTTGTCGGGGTAAAGTCTGCCGCTGAGCAGGTTGCTGCCGGAAGCGAGGAAGTCTCCGCCTCCGCCCAGCATCTTTCGGCTGGGGCAACTGAACAGGCGGCGTCGGTTGAGCAGGTCGCCGCTTCCATCAATCAGATGACCGGAAATATTTCCAAAAATACCGAGCTCGCCGAAGAAACCCGCGGGATAGCGATTAAAACAGCCCGTGAGGCGGAAGAAGGCGGAGCAGCGGTTTCCCGAACCGTGAATGCCATGCAGGAAATAGCGGAAAAGACTTCCATCATTGAAGAGATCGCGCGCCAGACCAACCTGCTGGCCCTAAATGCAGCGATTGAGGCCGCCAGAGCAGGGGAGCACGGTAAGGGATTTGCCGTAGTCGCTTCCGAAGTGCGTAAACTCGCGGAAAGGAGCGGAGGAGCAGCCGGGGAAATCCGGGAGCTTACCGGATCAAGTCTGGAGGTTGCCGAAAAAGCAAAGCTGGTGCTTGATAAGATGATTCAGGATATCAACCGTAACGAGGAAATGGTAGCTGAAGTGGCGGCGGGTAACCGCGAGCAATATGAAGGCGGGAAACAGATATCAAAGGCCATAACCCAGCTTGATGAAGTGGTACAACGTAATGCCGCCTTTGCGGAAGAACTCTCTTCCACTTCAGAAGAACTCTCCGCTCAGGCCGTTAAATTACAGGATACGATGGATTTTTTCACTGTTCGGGAATACGGTTCCCGGAGAACTGATTCCATTGGTACAGAGTCGGAAAAGATGCCCGCGTTGAAGAGGGGATATGAAAAATTTTAG
- the pdxA gene encoding 4-hydroxythreonine-4-phosphate dehydrogenase PdxA: MKKNICITLGDPNGLGPELVCRLLSERKTDRAYLMIGPENGLLYHLDKLGLEKFYTVLDDPEQIVDAEPGYYLYSPAVLNDFELQVGKAEPEGGRCAGEAMETAMDLLNRKVLAGLVTCPLNKAMLQLAGFDFPGHTEFLATRSGVGRENVCMHLGGPKLKVSLVTTHPRFTDIPGLVTEERILRCIELTDGLVKSLGLDKPIAVCGLNPHAGESGRIGDEEINVIEPAIAQARAKGFDVEGPFPGDTVFYFAAQGEFSAVLAMYHDQGLAPLKLLHFSEAVNITLGLPFPRTSPDHGTGYDITGTGKASLKSFKVAMDCAEMMVDA, encoded by the coding sequence ATGAAAAAAAATATTTGTATTACTCTTGGCGATCCTAATGGTCTTGGACCTGAATTGGTCTGTCGTCTGCTGTCTGAGCGCAAAACGGACCGTGCTTATTTGATGATTGGTCCAGAGAATGGTCTGCTCTATCACCTTGATAAGCTGGGGCTGGAAAAATTTTATACCGTGCTTGATGATCCGGAGCAGATTGTTGATGCGGAGCCGGGATACTATCTTTATTCCCCGGCAGTGCTGAATGATTTTGAATTGCAGGTCGGCAAGGCAGAGCCCGAGGGCGGACGCTGTGCCGGTGAAGCCATGGAAACGGCAATGGATCTTCTGAACCGGAAAGTTCTGGCCGGGCTGGTTACCTGTCCTTTGAATAAAGCCATGCTGCAACTGGCTGGATTTGATTTTCCGGGACATACTGAATTTCTGGCGACCCGTTCCGGCGTAGGGCGCGAGAATGTCTGCATGCATCTGGGCGGGCCCAAGCTTAAGGTCAGTCTCGTTACCACCCATCCGAGATTCACTGATATTCCGGGACTGGTTACAGAAGAGCGTATCTTGCGCTGCATTGAGTTGACTGACGGACTGGTAAAATCTCTGGGGCTTGATAAGCCCATTGCTGTTTGCGGACTGAATCCCCATGCCGGTGAGTCCGGACGTATCGGTGATGAGGAGATCAATGTTATTGAACCTGCCATTGCGCAGGCTCGGGCCAAAGGCTTTGATGTCGAAGGCCCTTTTCCGGGTGATACTGTTTTTTATTTTGCGGCTCAGGGCGAATTCAGCGCAGTTCTGGCCATGTATCACGATCAGGGACTGGCTCCCCTAAAGCTGCTCCATTTCAGCGAAGCGGTGAATATCACTCTCGGCCTGCCTTTTCCGCGCACTTCCCCTGATCACGGAACCGGCTACGATATTACCGGAACCGGCAAAGCCTCCCTGAAAAGTTTTAAAGTCGCCATGGATTGCGCCGAAATGATGGTTGATGCATAG
- a CDS encoding ABC transporter substrate-binding protein, whose product MNLRSFKICVVISFLLLGLNAGNLHADNIVYLTSLEWPPYVGQLLPGKGTSAVTVRKAFAAMGYDLRILFLPWKRTMHKVDTDSKVIGYFPEYYSRDRAEKYIFSNSYGCSPIGLLERKKNPAAWETVDDLAGLRVGFVSGYVNTRELDDAIANGTIKADFTSTDKSNIMKLIKGRIDYAVVDPMVYRYMAETDPEVKKYNNLVQIKPRNFGVNELFVAFRKDRQGRFYARIFNEGLKKIGIGNSCENDDKTISSQ is encoded by the coding sequence ATGAATCTCAGGAGTTTTAAAATATGCGTAGTGATCTCTTTTTTATTGCTGGGACTCAATGCAGGTAACCTGCACGCAGATAACATTGTCTACCTGACTTCACTTGAATGGCCTCCTTATGTGGGACAACTTCTTCCAGGCAAGGGGACAAGTGCTGTGACCGTCCGTAAAGCTTTTGCCGCCATGGGTTATGATCTTAGGATTTTATTTCTTCCATGGAAAAGAACCATGCACAAGGTTGATACGGATTCTAAGGTAATTGGCTATTTCCCGGAATATTACTCTAGAGATAGGGCTGAAAAGTATATTTTTTCAAACAGTTATGGATGTAGCCCTATCGGCCTGCTGGAGCGGAAGAAAAACCCGGCGGCTTGGGAGACAGTTGACGATCTTGCAGGACTTCGGGTCGGCTTCGTGAGCGGTTATGTCAATACCCGGGAGCTGGATGACGCCATTGCCAACGGAACAATCAAAGCTGATTTTACCTCCACGGATAAGAGCAATATAATGAAGCTCATAAAAGGCAGAATTGATTACGCTGTAGTTGATCCGATGGTTTACAGATATATGGCTGAGACTGATCCCGAAGTAAAAAAATATAATAATCTTGTCCAGATTAAGCCTCGGAATTTCGGGGTGAATGAGCTCTTTGTCGCCTTCAGAAAAGATAGGCAGGGCCGCTTTTATGCTCGTATTTTTAACGAAGGCCTTAAGAAAATCGGCATCGGCAATTCATGCGAAAATGATGATAAAACCATAAGTTCCCAGTAA